A segment of the Pseudoalteromonas sp. DL-6 genome:
AATTGTTGGCTAAACAATTTAAAGTCACGAATGCGCCCCGTTGTTTTGCGCCACAATACACCAATATCACGATAGGCATCACCTTGCGATGGTGTAGCAAGCATATCTTTGTTCTCTAAAATACCCGCGTTAATTGCCATTTGCGGTAAAAACGTCACGCCAAGTTTATACTCAACCATACTCAATAAGGTATGAAGGCTAGCCGCCTCAAAGGGGTTTATACAACTAGAGCGGTTTAAATGACACGCACTAAGCGCATGCCCTGTCATACAGTGCTCTCGCTCAAGCAAGAATACACTGGCTTCTGGTAGTAAATTAAAGTCTTCAATACCTTTAGCTGGCATGTAATCTTTATGATGCACTAAGCTAAAGTGATCTTGTGCTAATACTTGGGTATGAAATTTATCGGTTTCGTAGGGCAGCGCTAATAATGCTAAATCAATTTGCCCATGTTCTAACTTGTCGAGAAGCTTGTCGCTGGTGTCTTCAATTAATACCAACTCTAAATCTACAAATGTTTGCTGACAAAAATGATATAAAGGCGCTGCGATAAAGCTGGCTATAGTAGGAATAACACCCACCGTTAATGTACCACTAAGCGGTGTTAAAAAGCTTTTAGTTAACTCTTTTAAACTAATTGTATCGTTGATTATTTTTCTTGAACGCTCAACCACCTCTTCACCAATGGTGGTAAACATTAGGCTGCGATTTTCTCGCTCTATAAGCTGACATCCTAAAGTTTCTTCTAGGTTTTGAATCGCGGTACTCAGCGTAGACTGACCGATAAAACAAGCACTGGCTGCTCGGCCAAAATGTTGATGTTGATGCACAGCTAATAAATACTGCAGCTGTTTAATACTAGGGAGATTGGTCATTTTTCTTTCCACAAATAAAAAGACCCCAACACCAAGGGCGTTGAGATCTTTTCAAGCTAAAAGTCTTTTAAGTACTTTTTATTAAACCCCAAAAGCGGTTCTTAGTACGTAGAAAATAACAATAGCAAG
Coding sequences within it:
- a CDS encoding hydrogen peroxide-inducible genes activator, which produces MTNLPSIKQLQYLLAVHQHQHFGRAASACFIGQSTLSTAIQNLEETLGCQLIERENRSLMFTTIGEEVVERSRKIINDTISLKELTKSFLTPLSGTLTVGVIPTIASFIAAPLYHFCQQTFVDLELVLIEDTSDKLLDKLEHGQIDLALLALPYETDKFHTQVLAQDHFSLVHHKDYMPAKGIEDFNLLPEASVFLLEREHCMTGHALSACHLNRSSCINPFEAASLHTLLSMVEYKLGVTFLPQMAINAGILENKDMLATPSQGDAYRDIGVLWRKTTGRIRDFKLFSQQLEVFLKKQCSVDFK